In a genomic window of Rhododendron vialii isolate Sample 1 chromosome 12a, ASM3025357v1:
- the LOC131311106 gene encoding uncharacterized protein LOC131311106 isoform X2: protein MRVFRMTGLPFFPNLLRFFPGTSKRRERESEANQREQPKQPPLSLISGDISSSRLCFDGRNQSSNEKENSEEESEHKGAANVKVEENDGIGLCGVISSTRSSPGVLLRGS, encoded by the exons ATGCGGGTGTTTCGAATGACTGGGTTACCATTTTTCCCGAACCTTCTACGCTTTTTCCCAGGGACCAgcaaacgaagagagagagagagtgaggcgAACCAGAGAGAACAGCCAAAGCAGCCACCGCTCTCTCTGATTTCCGGTGACATCTCTTCCTCAAGGCTCTGTTTCGACGGCAG GAATCAATCATCAAATGAGAAGGAAAATTCTGAGGAAGAATCTGAACATAAAGGTGCAGCGAATGTAAAGGTTGAAGAGAATGATGGGATTGGATTGTGTGGAGTTATTTCGTCAACGCGGTCATCTCCTGGGGTGCTCCTGAG AGGCAGTTAA
- the LOC131311106 gene encoding uncharacterized protein LOC131311106 isoform X1, translating into MRVFRMTGLPFFPNLLRFFPGTSKRRERESEANQREQPKQPPLSLISGDISSSRLCFDGRNQSSNEKENSEEESEHKGAANVKVEENDGIGLCGVISSTRSSPGVLLRYRWGT; encoded by the exons ATGCGGGTGTTTCGAATGACTGGGTTACCATTTTTCCCGAACCTTCTACGCTTTTTCCCAGGGACCAgcaaacgaagagagagagagagtgaggcgAACCAGAGAGAACAGCCAAAGCAGCCACCGCTCTCTCTGATTTCCGGTGACATCTCTTCCTCAAGGCTCTGTTTCGACGGCAG GAATCAATCATCAAATGAGAAGGAAAATTCTGAGGAAGAATCTGAACATAAAGGTGCAGCGAATGTAAAGGTTGAAGAGAATGATGGGATTGGATTGTGTGGAGTTATTTCGTCAACGCGGTCATCTCCTGGGGTGCTCCTGAG GTACAGGTGGGGCACATGA
- the LOC131309337 gene encoding probable disease resistance protein At5g43730, translated as MVNIINSHYDLVILFKMDTTGGAELQSQLPVHAASVLPVVQHLCFSIDTSQTKALYYWKEKVEDHLIFGVSTESSSIISISWLKFLRSKVQPLKKAMALEQYSHIQFIAHCLRYYDARTIDVISAGPDIWGPVKNRLQGISIVAAASIPPTWEIGKCIWVPIATRINYARKLTNNWEALCKKASELRSKKDDIVAKIERFRPQRTPTQECVNWRNEVAEMENKVATLEQEFNVEKKCVWGLCPNIFERIKLGKLVVNMITKINLLMEKKFENGVLNKLRDERTQKIGIWGMGGVGKTTILDLLNNYPDVKTIFDFVIWVTVSKSWTIRKLQNEVGMRLSIAINADESNDRVASKLFTGLEGKKYLLLLDDVWDEVDLRVVGFPNANQQNGCKVILTTRKKEVCRKMGTDAEVPVSVLPNKEAWEMFSCGVGHIATLSTIKPYAQYIVTECGGLPLALKVVCGALRKEENVNVWRNFLRKLRSPATSVTEDLNENVFKVLKVSYDRLKNIDEKKCLLFCGLYPEDSMIEKSRLIGYWKSERIFSGKLTLEQALDEGEAILQALIDASLLEKCDKDDSVKMHDVVRDMVLAITSLQGEEPTHLVHAGISSKMIPEEVEWKNATRISFMNPSECWIDLSRTRIKSLPTSISKLGGLRELVLLDCENLNALPKEISALKELEVLYVGQSKWEIGFWRMKSEELIIPVGMICGIPHIEVIELTSQLSNESTEIIAKELSNLGSLSSLLFDFRIVGNLQHFLQNSIPWKETRLKQFIFLVGQCPHHLYERHPWLHYSRKYRRFLGYEGGGEERDSGIPQAIENVLICSNGFLLSGHGKLKALSELGLQITDELRFCEIENCVALETIVNRNGLEMSAFSNLEVLFLDKLSNLKSILCSEMEEGQSSSSSSSPPPPPPLNVNSFTNLTRLFVWECPLIEHLFSSGFMLQQMSNLKDLLVLNCRGLKGMIPEDEKVEYEALPKLSYLYLDNLPEFVNLFEGVPTYWQSLDDVTILHGTPKLRKLPFDTNSAPNLKGIKSFNKEWWDALKWDNYAAKLQRLTF; from the exons ATGGTCAATATCATAAATTCTCATTACGATCTCGTCATTTTATTTAAGATG GACACCACGGGTGGTGCTGAACTCCAATCACAACTACCTGTTCATGCAGCAAGT GTGCTCCCTGTGGTGCAACATTTGTGCTTCTCCATCGATACCTCTCAAACTAAAGCACTTTACTACTGGAAGGAAAAGGTTgaggatcatctgatttttggcGTCTCGACCGAGAGTTCTTCAATTATCTCGATCTCATGGCTGAAG TTTCTAAGATCAAAAGTCCAACCATTAAAGAAGGCCATGGCACTTGAACAATACTCACATATTCAATTCATTGCCCATTGCTTGCGATACTATGATGCTAGGACTATAGATGTCATcagtgccggccccgacatttgg ggccctgtaaaaaatcgaCTCCAAGGGATATCGattg TTGCTGCAGCTTCCATCCCACCTACCTGGGAGATTGGGAAGTGCATCTGGGTTCCAATTGCTACACGCATCAATTATGCCAGAAAATTGACAAACAATTGGGAAGCACTTTGCAAGAAAGCATCAGAATTACGTTCCAAGAAAGATGACATTGTTGCCAAAATTGAAAGATTCCGTCCGCAAAGAACTCCAACTCAGGAATGTGTTAATTGGAGAAACGAGGTGGCAGAAATGGAGAACAAGGTTGCAACCTTAGAACAAGAGTTCAATGTTGAGAAGAAATGTGTTTGGGGATTATGTCCAAACATTTTTGAGCGTATAAAGCTTGGTAAGCTAGTAGTAAATATGATCACCAAGATTAACCTACTCAtggaaaaaaagtttgaaaatggGGTACTGAATAAACTTCGAGATGAGAGAACTCAAAAGATTGGTATTTGGGGAATGGGAGGAGTAGGTAAGACTActattttggaccttttgaacaaTTACCCTGATGTCaaaacaatttttgattttgtcataTGGGTAACTGTCTCAAAATCCTGGACCATTAGAAAGCTACAAAACGAAGTCGGGATGCGGTTATCAATAGCAATAAATGCTGACGAGTCTAATGATAGAGTTGCAAGTAAATTATTTACGGGACTTGAGGGCAAGAAGTACCTTTTGCTTTTAGACGATGTTTGGGACGAGGTGGATTTACGTGTAGTAGGGTTCCCCAATGCCAATCAACAAAATGGTTGCAAAGTTATTTTGACaaccagaaaaaaagaagtttgcCGAAAGATGGGAACTGATGCTGAAGTACCCGTTTCAGTTTTGCCAAACAAAGAAGCATGGGAGATGTTTTCCTGTGGAGTGGGTCACATTGCAACGCTTTCAACCATCAAACCGTATGCCCAATATATTGTTACAGAATGTGGTGGCTTGCCACTAGCGTTGAAAGTCGTATGCGGTGCACTACGGAAAGAGGAAAATGTGAATGTATGGAGgaatttcttaagaaaattaAGGTCACCGGCTACATCTGTCACTGAAGACTTGAATGAAAATGTGTTCAAGGTACTGAAGGTAAGCTATGACCGGTTAAAGAATATTGACGAAAAGAAATGTCTTTTGTTCTGTGGATTGTATCCAGAAGACTCCATGATCGAAAAATCAAGATTGATAGGATATTGGAAATCAGAAAGGATTTTTTCAGGTAAACTTACTTTGGAACAGGCACTTGATGAGGGAGAAGCTATATTGCAAGCTCTTATAGATGCGTCTTTGTTGGAGAAATGTGATAAAGATGACTCTGTGAAGATGCACGACGTTGTTCGAGACATGGTATTGGCAATAACTTCCCTGCAAGGAGAGGAACCCACACATCTGGTGCATGCTGGAATTTCTTCAAAGATGATTCCAGAGGAGGTGGAATGGAAAAATGCAACACGAATATCCTTTATGAATC CCTCCGAGTGTTGGATCGATCTATCACGCACCCGTATTAAATCGTTGCCAACTTCAATATCTAAATTGGGCGGTCTTCGAGAACTAGTCCTTTTAGATTGCGAAAATTTGAATGCTCTCCCCAAAGAGATTAGTGCTCTCAAGGAGCTGGAAGTGCTTTATGTCGGACAATCTAAATGGGAAATTGGCTTTTGGAGGATGAAAAGCGAAGAGTTAATTATTCCTGTTGGGATGATATGTGGGATTCCTCATATTGAAGTAATTGAACTTACAAGTCAACTGAGCAATGAAAGTACAGAAATTATTGCGAAAGAACTGAGCAACTTGGGttcactttcttctcttttatttgaCTTCCGCATAGTAGGTAATCTGCAACACTTCCTGCAAAATAGCATACCATGGAAAGAGACAAGACTGAAGCAATTTATATTCTTAGTTGGGCAATGTCCACACCATTTATACGAACGTCATCCTTGGCTTCATTATAGTAGAAAGTATAGGAGGTTTCTAGGTtatgaaggaggaggagaagaaaggGATAGTGGCATTCCCCAAGCCATAGAGAATGTACTTATCTGTTCAAATGGCTTTCTATTAAGCGGGCATGGAAAACTCAAAGCTCTATCAGAATTGGGCTTGCAAATCACAGATGAGTTAAGATTTTGCGAGATTGAAAATTGTGTTGCACTCGAAACAATAGTCAATAGAAATGGGCTTGAAATGAGTGCTTTTTCTAATTTAGAAGTTTTGTTTCTGGACAAACTATCGAATTTGAAGTCCATTCTTTGTTCGGAGATGGAGGAGGGacaatcatcatcatcatcatcatcaccaccaccaccaccaccactaaaTGTAAACAGCTTTACCAATCTAACAAGATTGTTCGTATGGGAATGTCCACTAATTGAGCACCTCTTCTCAAGTGGATTCATGCTTCAACAAATGTCCAACTTGAAAGACTTGCTTGTCTTGAATTGCCGGGGACTCAAGGGGATGATTCCAGAGGATGAAAAGGTGGAATATGAGGCTCTACCCAAATTGTCTTATTTGTACCTCGATAATTTGCCTGAATTTGTCAACCTTTTTGAAGGTGTTCCCACGTATTGGCAATCACTGGATGATGTGACAATATTGCATGGAACTCCGAAGCTGAGGAAACTCCCCTTTGACACTAATAGCGCTCCTAATTTGAAGGGAATTAAGAGCTTTAATAAGGAGTGGTGGGATGCATTAAAGTGGGACAACTATGCCGCCAAATTACAACGTCTCACTTTTTAA
- the LOC131309338 gene encoding disease resistance protein RFL1-like — translation MAEVAAAFIQPVCEIGRCLWAPIARRINYARKLTINWEALLNKAYELGIKKQDIVDQIEFELQKIPTKECDDWRKKVVEMENNVETIKQEFNVEKKCVGGLCPDIFARIKLGERMVHMINDIDLLIEKSKFENGFLVDSPPARVERMPDPASTLSSSAHDTLDMVLNILRDESTQKIGIWGMGGVGKTTILNLLNNSQEVKTCFDFVIWVTVSNNWSITKLQNEVGRRLQIAINANESNGHTVARKLIFKRLEGKKYLLLLDDVWDEVDLSVVGFPNANQQNGCKVVLTTRKKEVCRKMGTDAEVPVSILSNEEAWEMFSSGVGHVATLSTIKPYAQDIVTKCGGLPLALKVVCGALQKEENVNVWRNFLRKLRSPATSVIEDLNENVFKVLKISYDRLKNIDEKKCLLFCGLYPEDSIIEKSRLIGYWKSERIFSGKLTLAQALDEGEAILQALIDASLLEKCVEDDFVMMHDVVRDLVLAMTSLQGEEPTHLVRAGISSEMIPEEVEWKNATRISFMNHDLHRLPESPDCPELLTLLLQGNNNLEVIPETFFNNMPSLRVLDLSHTRIKLLPTSISKLGGLRELVLLDCKYLEALPKEISALKELEVLYVGPSHVFHMEMQSEELILPVGMICGIPRIEVIELTTRLSDERIEIIAKELSNLGSLSSLVFDFHIVGNLQHFLQNSIPWKERRLTQFVFLAGKCPHQLYEHYPWLLHWSKKCKGFLGYEGGGEERDSGLPPAIEDVLNRSNGFLLSRHGKLKVLSKLGTQNTDELRFCRIEECVALESIVNRNGLEMSAFSNLEVLIPDKLSNLKSILCLEMEGQSSSPPPPLLNVNSFTNLTELSVWGCPQIEHLFLSGFMLQQMSNLKHLTVVHCRELKGMIPGGEKVDYEALPKLSYLYLGNLPEFVNLFEGVPTCWQSLDDVTILNRTPKLRKLPFDTNSAPNLKGIRCNDQEWWDALEWNNHAAKLQLFEWP, via the coding sequence TTGCTGCAGCTTTCATCCAACCTGTCTGTGAAATTGGGAGGTGCTTATGGGCTCCCATTGCTAGACGCATCAATTATGCTAGAAAATTGACAATCAATTGGGAAGCTCTCCTTAACAAAGCATATGAGTTAGGTATTAAGAAACAAGATATTGTTGACCAAATCGAATTCGAGCTGCAAAAAATTCCAACCAAAGAATGCGATGATTGGAGAAAAAAGGTGGTAGAAATGGAAAATAATGTTGAGACCATAAAACAAGAGTTCAATGTTGAGAAGAAATGTGTTGGGGGATTATGTCCAGACATTTTTGCGCGTATAAAGCTTGGTGAGCGAATGGTACATATGATCAATGACATTGACCTACTCATAGAAAAGTCCAAGTTTGAAAATGGCTTTCTCGTTGATTCACCACCGGCTAGAGTTGAGAGGATGCCAGATCCCGCTTCGACACTGTCAAGTTCTGCACATGATACACTGGATATGGTACTGAATATACTTCGAGATGAGAGCACTCAAAAGATTGGTATTTGGGGAATGGGAGGAGTAGGCAAGACTACAATTTTGAATCTCTTGAACAATTCGCAAGAAGTCAAAACATGTTTTGATTTTGTCATATGGGTGACTGTCTCAAACAATTGGAGCATTACAAAGCTACAAAATGAGGTTGGGAGGCGGTTACAAATAGCAATAAATGCTAACGAGTCTAATGGTCATACAGTTGCAAGGAAGTTAATATTTAAGAGACTTGAAGGCAAGAAGTACCTTTTGCTTTTAGACGATGTTTGGGATGAGGTGGATTTAAGTGTTGTAGGGTTTCCCAATGCCAATCAACAAAATGGTTGTAAAGTAGTTTTGACaaccagaaaaaaagaagtttgcCGGAAGATGGGAACAGATGCTGAAGTACCCGTTTCAATTTTGTCAAACGAAGAAGCGTGGGAGATGTTTTCCTCTGGAGTGGGTCACGTTGCAACTCTTTCAACCATCAAGCCGTATGCCCAAGATATTGTTACAAAATGTGGTGGCTTGCCACTAGCATTGAAAGTCGTATGCGGTGCACtacagaaagaagaaaatgtgAATGTATGGAGaaatttcttaagaaaattaAGGTCACCGGCTACATCTGTCATTGAAGACTTGAATGAAAACGTGTTCAAGGTACTGAAGATAAGCTATGACAGGTTAAAGAATATTGACGAAAAGAAATGTCTTTTGTTCTGTGGATTGTATCCAGAAGACTCCATCATCGAAAAATCAAGATTGATAGGCTATTGGAAATCAGAAAGGATTTTTTCTGGTAAACTTACTTTGGCACAGGCACTTGATGAGGGAGAAGCTATATTGCAAGCTCTTATAGATGCATCTTTGCTGGAAAAATGCGTCGAAGATGACTTTGTGATGATGCACGATGTTGTTCGAGACTTGGTATTGGCAATGACTTCCCTGCAAGGAGAGGAACCCACACATCTGGTGAGAGCTGGAATTTCTTCAGAGATGATTCCAGAGGAGGTGGAATGGAAAAATGCAACACGAATATCCTTTATGAATCATGACTTGCACAGGTTGCCAGAATCGCCAGACTGCCCGGAGCTTTTGACCTTGTTGCTTCAAGGAAACAATAATTTAGAGGTGATTCCAGAAACATTCTTTAATAACATGCCCAGCCTCCGAGTGTTAGATCTGTCACACACCCGTATTAAATTGTTGCCAACTTCAATATCCAAATTGGGCGGTCTTCGAGAACTAGTCCTTTTAGATTGCAAATATTTGGAGGCTCTCCCCAAAGAGATAAGCGCACTCAAGGAGCTGGAAGTGCTTTATGTTGGACCATCTCACGTATTCCATATGGAAATGCAAAGTGAAGAGTTAATCCTTCCTGTTGGGATGATATGTGGGATTCCTCGTATTGAAGTAATTGAACTTACAACTCGACTGAGCGATGAACGTATAGAAATTATTGCGAAAGAACTGAGCAACTTGGGTTCACTTTCTTCTCTTGTATTTGACTTCCACATTGTAGGTAATTTGCAACACTTTTTGCAAAATAGCATACCATGGAAAGAGAGAAGACTGACGCAGTTCGTATTCTTAGCTGGGAAATGTCCACACCAATTATACGAACATTATCCTTGGTTACTTCATTGGAGTAAGAAGTGTAAGGGGTTCCTAGGTtatgaaggaggaggagaagaaaggGATAGTGGCCTTCCCCCAGCCATAGAGGATGTACTTAACCGTTCAAATGGGTTTCTATTAAGCAGGCATGGAAAACTCAAAGTTCTATCAAAATTGGGCACGCAAAACACAGATGAGTTAAGATTTTGCCGGATTGAAGAATGTGTTGCACTCGAATCAATAGTCAATAGAAATGGGCTTGAAATGAGTGCTTTTTCTAATTTAGAAGTTTTGATTCCGGACAAACTATCGAATTTGAAGTCCATTCTTTGTTTGGAGATGGAGGGACaatcatcatcaccaccaccaccactgttAAATGTGAACAGCTTTACAAATCTAACAGAATTGAGCGTATGGGGTTGTCCACAAATTGAGCACCTCTTCTTAAGTGGATTCATGCTTCAACAAATGTCCAACTTGAAACACTTGACTGTCGTCCACTGCCGAGAACTCAAGGGGATGATTCCAGGGGGTGAAAAGGTGGACTATGAGGCTCTACCCAAATTGTCTTATTTGTACCTCGGTAATCTGCCTGAATTTGTCAACCTTTTTGAAGGTGTTCCCACGTGTTGGCAATCACTGGATGATGTGACAATATTGAATAGAACTCCGAAGCTGAGGAAACTCCCCTTTGACACTAATAGCGCTCCTAATTTGAAGGGAATTAGATGCAATGATCAAGAGTGGTGGGATGCATTAGAGTGGAACAACCATGCCGCCAAATTACAACTTTTTGAGTGGCCCTGA